In Vespa velutina chromosome 1, iVesVel2.1, whole genome shotgun sequence, the following proteins share a genomic window:
- the LOC124954829 gene encoding proton-coupled amino acid transporter-like protein CG1139 — translation MEKAKGETINMQLIDSQSPYKVNNEITSSGVNTPDAPTSPTVSEESYDPHKHRNVPNPTSNAETLIHLLKGSLGTGILAMPNAFCNSGLATGAVATVIIGTLCTYCLHVLVRAQYKLCKRLRVPILSYPMSMKYALEQGPQCIKWFSPYAPGLVDGFMITYQLGICCVYILFVARNIKQVADQYWEPLDIEIHTSILLLPLILMNYIRNLKLLAPFSTLANIITFIGLGMIIAYMFEDLPSMSDRQMFGSVRSFALYFGTTLFALEAVGVIIALENNMKTPQYFGGYCGVLNIGMTVIVTLYILMGFFGYLKYGTAAKGSVTFNLPKDQVMAQSINIMFAIAIFITYALQGYVPVEIIWKTYLDQRIQNHKIFWEYVCRTLVTLVTFTLAITIPRLGLFISLFGALCLSVLGIAFPAIIEICVFWPDDLGPFKLLLVKDLCLILFGLIGLVAGTYVSVVEIIKSFNPDAIDQSD, via the exons ATGGAGAAAGCAAAAGGGGAGACAATAAACATGCAGCTCATCGATTCTCAAAGTCCATacaa aGTTAACAACGAGATAACAAGTAGTGGTGTAAATACACCGGATGCTCCTACGTCACCGACAGTGTCCGAGGAATCCTATGACCCTCATAAACATCGCAATGTACCGAATCCAACCTC aaATGCCGAAACGTTGATACACTTGTTAAAAGGCAGCTTGGGTACTGGTATATTAGCGATGCCAAATGCATTTTGTAATAGTGGCCTTGCGACTGGTGCAGTAGCGACCGTCATTATCGGAACTTTATGTACATACTGCTTACACGTACTTGTCAGGGCGCAATACAAACTATGTAAACGGTTAAGAGTTCCTATACTCAGTTATCCAATGAGTATGAAGTACGCTCTCGAACAAGGTCCTCAATGTATAAAATGGTTTTCACCGTATGCACC aGGACTAGTAGATGGATTTATGATAACATATCAATTGGGAATTTGCTGtgtttacatattatttgtaGCCAGAAATATAAAGCAG GTGGCAGATCAGTATTGGGAACCATTGGATATAGAAATCCATACGTCCATTTTGTTGCTTCCGCTGATATTAATGAACTACATTAGAAATCTTAAACTATTGGCGCCATTTTCTACGTTAGCCAATATAATAACCTTCATTGGATTGGGAATGATAATAGCTTATATGTTCGAGGATTTACCGAGTATGAGCGATAGACAAATGTTTGGTAGTGTTAGAAGTTTTGCTCTTTACTTTGGTACGACTTTGTTCGCATTGGAAGCCGTCGGTGTG ATAATAGCTttggaaaataatatgaagACCCCGCAATATTTTGGAGGATATTGTGGTGTTCTCAACATTGGTATGACGGTTATCGTTACTCTCTACATTCTTATGGGTTTCTTTGGTTATTTGAAATATGGAACGGCAGCTAAAGGAAGCGTTACATTTAATTTACCGAAAGATCAAGT GATGGCTCAATCTATTAACATAATGTTTGCGATAGCAATTTTTATAACTTACGCGTTACAAGGATACGTACCTGTTGAAATAATCTGGAAGACTTATCTTGATCAACGTATACAAAATCATAAAATCTTTTGGGAATACGTTTGCAGAACTCTCGTTACATTGGTAACGT TTACGTTGGCGATCACTATACCAAGATTGGGCCTGTTCATATCTCTTTTTGGAGCCTTATGTCTATCTGTCCTTGGTATAGCCTTTCCAGCCATAATCGAGATATGCGTATTCTGGCCAGACGATTTGGGCCCATTCAAGTTACTCCTAGTTAAGGATCTCTGTTTGATACTATTTGGTTTGATAGGTCTCGTTGCTGGAACTTATGTCAGTGTAgtcgaaattataaaatcatttaatccTGATGCCATAGATCAGAGCGATTAA